The Metabacillus litoralis genome contains a region encoding:
- a CDS encoding FxLYD domain-containing protein, whose amino-acid sequence MFCINCGASFLEENANYCSHCGQRRNDHHKSINKKTRLLSFLIPVGSFLSVLFVLILVYSHETEVNGNVITYQEKAEKAALAGEYNKALDFVETGLSYRNNYDILINEKELILTIIELNEDLTEVEQKIMDEQYESAQRDLDLLKRQMATNRSPLFVKLSHEIKQAETSVKVGEMKEEINKLESIDELADKLATFYSLELQEATELKQQIYTKMVTISSVKAEENLANKHFNQALNIVDEALQYVVNNEKLLSLKDRIIEEKAGFEKAEQERINKALQAAKMEEQHNLTKAVELTAINIKVDKYGDAYINGSVKNNGTETVHSIVIEFTVSDEKGKELESGKTNVFPNKLEPGETGDFEHVTYSTKENAKVNIMNISWLLEEKKG is encoded by the coding sequence TTGTTTTGTATAAACTGTGGAGCTAGTTTTTTGGAAGAAAATGCGAATTATTGTTCCCATTGTGGGCAAAGAAGAAATGATCATCATAAATCAATTAACAAAAAAACTCGTTTACTCAGCTTCTTAATTCCAGTAGGAAGTTTTTTATCGGTTCTCTTTGTTCTAATTTTAGTTTATTCTCATGAAACTGAAGTAAATGGTAACGTCATTACTTATCAAGAAAAAGCAGAAAAGGCTGCTTTAGCAGGGGAATATAACAAAGCATTAGATTTTGTAGAAACCGGTCTTTCATATCGTAATAATTACGATATTCTAATAAATGAGAAAGAATTAATTTTAACAATTATCGAATTAAATGAAGATCTTACGGAAGTTGAACAAAAAATAATGGATGAACAGTATGAAAGTGCTCAGCGGGATCTTGATTTACTTAAGCGCCAAATGGCTACGAATCGATCACCATTATTTGTAAAACTTAGTCACGAAATTAAACAAGCCGAAACTTCCGTCAAGGTTGGGGAAATGAAAGAAGAAATAAATAAACTTGAATCTATTGATGAATTGGCTGATAAATTGGCCACTTTTTATTCGTTAGAATTACAAGAAGCTACTGAATTAAAACAACAGATTTATACGAAAATGGTCACAATTAGTTCGGTTAAAGCTGAAGAAAACTTGGCAAATAAACATTTTAACCAAGCGCTAAATATAGTAGATGAGGCATTACAGTATGTTGTCAATAATGAGAAACTGTTATCGCTAAAAGATCGAATTATAGAGGAAAAAGCCGGTTTTGAAAAAGCTGAACAAGAGCGAATTAATAAAGCTCTTCAAGCAGCTAAAATGGAAGAACAACATAATCTTACAAAAGCCGTGGAATTAACAGCAATCAATATAAAAGTTGATAAGTATGGTGATGCTTATATCAATGGTTCTGTGAAAAATAATGGGACAGAAACAGTACATTCCATTGTTATTGAGTTTACAGTTAGCGATGAAAAAGGAAAGGAATTAGAATCAGGTAAAACAAATGTGTTTCCAAATAAGCTGGAGCCAGGTGAAACTGGTGATTTTGAACATGTAACATATTCAACAAAAGAAAATGCAAAAGTTAACATTATGAATATTTCATGGCTATTAGAAGAGAAGAAAGGATAA
- a CDS encoding YpmS family protein gives MRRWKISFFVLAGINVLFLLFVTVSSLIPTEKPSAQNTKVSKEGTVPFLIKTQKSDLTHLVNHYLKQETDQQNLQYRVEFEDKVNVYGVVKAFNKDIDMKLILEPKVKSDGNVQLLVNELSIGQLKLPVSYVLKYMNTYYDLPKYVVIDPSKKMIDIYLDQLTLKSGLSARAESFNLEKDDITFTLYVPLP, from the coding sequence ATGAGAAGGTGGAAAATTTCTTTTTTTGTTCTAGCTGGGATTAACGTACTGTTTCTTTTGTTCGTGACAGTTTCTTCATTGATCCCAACTGAAAAACCTAGCGCACAAAACACGAAAGTTAGTAAGGAAGGAACTGTCCCTTTTCTTATTAAAACCCAGAAAAGTGATTTAACTCATTTAGTAAATCACTATTTAAAACAGGAAACAGATCAGCAAAATTTACAATATCGAGTGGAATTTGAAGATAAAGTAAACGTGTATGGAGTTGTAAAAGCTTTTAATAAAGATATTGACATGAAGTTAATTCTGGAACCGAAAGTTAAATCTGATGGAAATGTTCAGTTATTGGTTAATGAATTGTCAATAGGACAGTTAAAGCTTCCTGTGTCTTATGTACTAAAATATATGAATACCTATTATGATCTTCCTAAGTATGTGGTAATTGATCCAAGTAAAAAAATGATTGATATTTATCTTGATCAATTAACTTTAAAAAGTGGTTTAAGTGCAAGAGCTGAAAGCTTTAATTTAGAAAAAGATGACATCACATTTACATTATATGTTCCACTCCCGTAA
- a CDS encoding SGNH/GDSL hydrolase family protein codes for MLQKLVLFSILGLCLTGCMNQPATKLEYKPVSLSQKDTPSEEFFPKTMKVVGIGDSLTKGVGDGAELGGYVGRVTEMLEKQDHIKEVLVENYGVKGHKTSNLQKKLTNDKVMESIKKADMIVMTIGGNDIMNVVRQNIFSLDFEPFRTEQKLYEERLSNIFYTIRSYNSDAQIVFVGLYNPFKYMLPNVTEIDQIIDEWNSVSKQMITEDENGIFVSVEDIFSTSEVDNKLLYKDEFHPNESGYTLIAERVYDSISKAEVSLNQ; via the coding sequence ATGCTCCAAAAGCTTGTATTGTTTAGTATACTTGGCTTGTGCTTAACTGGATGTATGAATCAGCCTGCTACAAAACTAGAATATAAACCTGTATCTTTAAGCCAAAAGGATACTCCTTCTGAAGAGTTTTTTCCTAAAACGATGAAGGTAGTTGGGATAGGTGATTCTTTAACAAAGGGAGTTGGCGATGGAGCTGAGTTGGGTGGTTATGTTGGCAGGGTGACTGAAATGTTGGAAAAGCAGGATCACATTAAGGAAGTTTTGGTTGAAAATTACGGGGTAAAGGGACATAAAACATCTAATCTGCAAAAAAAGTTAACAAATGATAAAGTAATGGAATCCATTAAGAAAGCAGATATGATTGTTATGACTATTGGCGGGAATGACATCATGAATGTAGTTCGTCAGAATATTTTCTCATTGGACTTTGAACCTTTTAGAACAGAGCAAAAACTTTACGAGGAAAGATTAAGTAATATTTTTTACACAATTCGTTCTTATAATTCAGATGCACAAATTGTATTTGTTGGTCTTTATAATCCTTTTAAATATATGCTTCCTAATGTAACGGAAATCGATCAAATTATCGATGAATGGAACTCAGTTTCAAAACAGATGATAACGGAAGATGAAAATGGGATATTTGTATCTGTTGAGGATATCTTCTCTACTTCTGAAGTAGACAATAAGCTATTGTACAAAGATGAATTTCATCCTAATGAAAGCGGGTATACATTAATAGCTGAGCGAGTATATGATTCTATATCTAAAGCAGAAGTATCCTTAAATCAATAG
- a CDS encoding SCO family protein, whose amino-acid sequence MKKKMLWSLIGATILILSACGQKSPIENPLNYEVQSFEYTNQDNEQVSLEDLKGTVWVADFIFTSCDTVCPPMTAHMAELQQKLENEGLNTRIVSFSVDPKTDTPDKLKEFAEPYSISFENWDFLTGYSQKEIEEFAKESFKTIVQKPESTDQVIHGTYFYLIDQNGTVLKDYNGVENPPYDQMITDIKAISQE is encoded by the coding sequence ATGAAAAAGAAAATGTTATGGAGTCTGATCGGAGCCACTATTCTTATTTTAAGTGCCTGCGGACAAAAATCACCTATTGAAAATCCACTTAACTATGAAGTTCAATCCTTTGAATATACAAACCAGGACAATGAGCAGGTATCATTAGAGGATTTAAAAGGAACGGTGTGGGTAGCTGATTTCATTTTTACTAGCTGTGATACAGTATGTCCACCAATGACAGCGCACATGGCGGAGCTTCAACAGAAATTAGAGAATGAAGGGCTTAATACTAGGATTGTTTCCTTTAGTGTTGATCCAAAAACTGATACTCCTGATAAACTTAAAGAGTTTGCAGAGCCATACTCAATTTCATTTGAAAACTGGGATTTTTTAACGGGATATTCACAAAAGGAAATTGAAGAATTTGCAAAAGAAAGCTTTAAGACTATTGTTCAAAAGCCAGAAAGTACAGACCAAGTGATCCATGGCACTTATTTTTATTTAATTGATCAAAACGGTACGGTGCTAAAAGATTACAATGGTGTTGAAAATCCGCCATATGATCAAATGATTACAGATATCAAAGCAATAAGCCAGGAATAA
- a CDS encoding nucleoside hydrolase gives MLIIRKKVLFIGDFGIDDIVALLFAYYSKSIDIVGIVVDYGNISKKNATITARYIQEITQLTDIPIIGGADRPLTGEQPTYFPEIHGEYGLGPITPDLSEPIPEFENFYEILTVINQYPNEISIVNVGRLTSLATAIVLYPNFLSQVKEFFIMGGAFLFPGNATPIAEANFYSDHYAANLVISNVEKVKIFPLNVTNYAIIPDNIINQLDQYFKRTGDSVGQLLKPIITYYSDWYKKRDPSISGGPMHDLLTLWAVTNSNQFQFVDKPVKINTEDGVARGQSIGDFRPYKELEKYPIHSIAIKFDYQFYIENVYSTFVNGNKFY, from the coding sequence GTGTTAATCATCCGTAAAAAAGTGTTGTTTATCGGAGACTTTGGAATTGATGATATTGTTGCTTTACTTTTTGCTTATTATAGTAAGAGTATTGATATTGTTGGAATTGTAGTTGATTACGGAAATATCTCAAAGAAAAACGCCACTATAACAGCAAGATATATTCAAGAAATAACCCAGCTTACAGATATCCCTATTATTGGAGGAGCAGATCGACCGTTAACTGGGGAACAACCCACTTATTTCCCAGAAATTCATGGTGAATATGGACTTGGTCCGATTACTCCTGATTTGAGCGAACCGATTCCTGAATTCGAAAACTTTTATGAGATTTTAACAGTTATTAATCAATACCCAAATGAAATAAGTATTGTTAATGTCGGTCGTTTAACATCATTAGCAACAGCAATTGTTTTATATCCTAATTTCCTCTCACAAGTCAAAGAGTTTTTTATTATGGGCGGTGCATTCCTTTTTCCAGGTAATGCAACCCCGATTGCTGAAGCAAATTTCTATAGTGATCATTACGCAGCAAATCTAGTGATAAGCAATGTAGAAAAAGTAAAGATATTTCCTCTTAATGTAACCAATTATGCAATTATTCCTGATAACATCATCAATCAACTTGACCAATATTTTAAAAGAACTGGGGATAGTGTAGGACAATTATTAAAGCCAATTATCACCTATTATTCAGATTGGTATAAAAAAAGAGATCCCTCCATTTCGGGTGGACCAATGCATGACCTGTTAACACTCTGGGCAGTAACAAATAGCAACCAATTTCAATTTGTTGATAAGCCTGTAAAAATCAATACGGAAGATGGTGTGGCGAGAGGACAGAGCATTGGAGATTTCAGGCCTTATAAAGAGCTCGAAAAGTATCCTATACATTCTATTGCAATAAAATTTGATTATCAATTCTATATTGAGAATGTGTACAGTACCTTTGTAAATGGCAATAAGTTTTATTAA
- a CDS encoding DegV family protein yields MQKIKIVTDSTIDMSKELIEEYDITVVPLSITIDDKHFTDGVDITPDVFIKMMNQSKELPKSSQPPAGEFLKVYDELSKDGSSIISIHMTKGLSGTVQSAQSAAQMSEANVTVLDSMFISKALGFQVLEAAKMAKEGSSKEQILHRIAEIHDHTRLYLSVDTLENLVKGGRIGRGKALIGSLLNIKPIAKLQDGLYTPVGKVRSQSQAVKYLAKQFAEDVKGKTVKAVGIAHADAHDFAQKLKQAVLEISPNCMVDVSFTTPVVSTHTGPGAVGFMFFAE; encoded by the coding sequence TTGCAAAAAATTAAAATTGTAACTGATTCAACGATAGATATGAGTAAAGAATTGATAGAAGAATATGATATTACGGTTGTTCCACTGTCCATTACTATAGATGATAAACATTTTACAGATGGAGTTGACATTACTCCAGATGTTTTTATAAAAATGATGAATCAATCTAAGGAACTTCCTAAGAGTTCACAACCACCTGCTGGGGAGTTTCTAAAGGTGTACGATGAGCTAAGCAAGGATGGTAGTTCGATTATTTCTATTCATATGACAAAAGGCTTAAGTGGGACTGTCCAATCAGCTCAATCAGCTGCTCAGATGAGCGAAGCTAATGTAACCGTTCTTGATTCAATGTTTATTTCTAAGGCACTGGGATTTCAAGTTTTGGAAGCAGCAAAAATGGCTAAAGAAGGATCTTCAAAAGAACAAATACTTCATAGAATAGCTGAAATTCATGATCACACAAGACTTTATTTAAGTGTAGATACACTGGAGAATCTTGTGAAGGGTGGTAGGATTGGTCGTGGAAAAGCTTTAATAGGCTCCTTACTCAATATTAAGCCAATAGCGAAGTTACAAGATGGCCTTTATACTCCAGTTGGGAAAGTTAGAAGTCAATCTCAGGCAGTAAAATACTTAGCCAAGCAGTTCGCTGAAGATGTGAAAGGAAAAACTGTTAAAGCAGTTGGTATTGCCCATGCCGACGCACATGATTTTGCCCAAAAATTAAAGCAAGCTGTTCTTGAAATTAGTCCGAATTGCATGGTAGATGTCTCATTTACAACACCTGTTGTTTCTACACATACGGGACCAGGTGCAGTCGGGTTTATGTTTTTTGCAGAGTAA
- a CDS encoding DUF2535 family protein: MLFKSLEFKLASGQKVKITDIPVLEEDNKNRFMLQIRLQKFISIIQTQINPRSIYSFKDYLKKVLKWPDYEAIFGSSILKNNA; encoded by the coding sequence TTGTTATTCAAGAGCCTAGAGTTCAAACTGGCAAGTGGACAGAAGGTAAAAATTACTGATATCCCAGTATTGGAGGAGGATAACAAAAACCGTTTCATGCTTCAAATCCGTTTACAGAAGTTTATATCCATTATCCAAACACAGATAAATCCAAGAAGTATTTATTCTTTTAAAGATTACTTAAAAAAAGTGTTGAAATGGCCTGATTACGAAGCGATCTTTGGAAGTAGTATATTAAAAAACAATGCTTAG
- the ilvA gene encoding threonine ammonia-lyase IlvA has translation MKQTINEVHNVFVEDILKAHHLLKDVVTHTPLQKNEQLSEKYECNVYLKREDQQVVRSFKIRGAFNKIKQLDSEKTKNGIVCASAGNHAQGVAYSCRQLKIHGKIFMPSTTPRQKVSQVELFGKEYVDIILTGDTFDDAYQKAMISSEEESRTFIHPFDDVDVIAGQGTVGVEILNDADVDIDYVVASVGGGGLISGVGTYFHAISPSTKLIGVEPEGAPALYQSRVENKVVSLEKIDKFVDGAAVKKVGDKTFSICNDVLDKVLLVPEGKICTTILELYNENAIVAEPAGAMSIASLDFLRDEIKGKNVVCIVSGGNNDIGRMQEIKERSMIYEGLQHYFIVNFPQRAGALREFLVEVLGPTDDINRFEYTKKNNKDNGPALVGIELKQKEDYEPLVKRMKKKGFFVTEVNKDSNLFHLLI, from the coding sequence ATGAAACAAACAATCAATGAAGTGCACAATGTTTTTGTGGAAGATATATTAAAAGCGCATCATTTACTAAAAGATGTTGTAACACATACTCCATTACAAAAAAATGAACAACTTTCTGAAAAATATGAGTGTAATGTGTATTTAAAACGAGAAGATCAACAAGTTGTTCGCTCATTTAAGATCAGAGGTGCTTTTAATAAAATAAAGCAGCTTGATTCTGAAAAGACAAAGAATGGTATCGTATGTGCTAGTGCTGGAAATCATGCACAAGGTGTTGCATACTCTTGCCGTCAATTAAAAATCCATGGGAAAATTTTTATGCCGTCAACAACTCCTCGTCAAAAAGTTTCTCAAGTTGAACTGTTCGGTAAAGAATATGTTGATATTATTCTAACCGGCGATACGTTTGATGATGCATATCAAAAGGCAATGATTAGCAGTGAAGAAGAGAGCCGAACTTTCATTCACCCTTTTGATGATGTAGATGTCATTGCTGGACAAGGGACCGTAGGAGTAGAAATTTTGAACGATGCTGATGTGGACATTGACTATGTTGTAGCAAGTGTTGGTGGAGGCGGCTTAATTTCTGGTGTGGGTACCTATTTTCACGCAATTTCACCTTCAACAAAACTTATTGGTGTTGAACCAGAGGGTGCACCTGCTCTTTATCAATCAAGAGTAGAAAACAAAGTAGTTTCGCTTGAGAAGATTGATAAATTTGTTGATGGTGCAGCTGTGAAAAAGGTAGGAGACAAAACCTTTTCTATTTGTAACGATGTTTTGGACAAAGTCTTACTTGTACCAGAAGGAAAAATCTGTACAACAATTTTAGAGTTATATAACGAAAATGCAATTGTAGCAGAGCCTGCTGGAGCGATGTCAATTGCATCATTAGATTTTTTGCGAGATGAAATTAAGGGTAAAAATGTTGTTTGTATTGTAAGTGGAGGCAACAATGATATTGGTAGAATGCAGGAAATTAAAGAACGTTCAATGATTTATGAGGGATTACAGCATTATTTTATTGTGAATTTCCCACAACGTGCAGGTGCATTAAGAGAGTTCTTAGTCGAAGTGCTTGGGCCAACCGATGATATTAACCGCTTTGAGTACACTAAGAAGAATAACAAAGACAATGGGCCGGCATTAGTAGGTATTGAATTAAAACAAAAAGAAGATTATGAACCTCTTGTAAAAAGAATGAAAAAGAAAGGTTTCTTCGTAACGGAAGTGAATAAGGATAGCAATTTATTTCACCTTTTAATCTAA
- the trhA gene encoding PAQR family membrane homeostasis protein TrhA has product MANTHTFSKGEEIANSITHGIGGLLSIAGLVILIIFSSLHGNAWHIVSFTLFGVTMVLLYTASTLVHSFPAGRAKDFFEILDHSAIYFFIAGTYTPFLFIAVKGWVGWTLFGIVWGLAIGGTVFKSFFVKKYLFFSTIMYVVMGWLIVFAWNHIISNVPFNGVVLLVIGGVLYTVGAVFYVWRGFKYHHAVWHTFVLAGTVLHFFSVLLYLLP; this is encoded by the coding sequence ATGGCAAACACACATACCTTTTCTAAAGGTGAAGAAATAGCAAATTCAATTACGCATGGTATTGGTGGCTTACTAAGCATTGCTGGTTTAGTCATATTGATTATCTTTTCCTCCTTACACGGAAATGCTTGGCATATCGTAAGCTTCACTTTGTTTGGAGTAACGATGGTTTTGCTATATACAGCTTCAACCTTAGTTCACAGCTTTCCAGCAGGTAGAGCAAAAGATTTTTTTGAAATATTAGATCACTCCGCTATTTACTTTTTTATTGCTGGCACCTATACACCCTTTCTTTTTATTGCGGTAAAAGGATGGGTCGGTTGGACATTATTTGGAATCGTTTGGGGTTTGGCAATAGGCGGAACAGTTTTCAAATCATTCTTCGTTAAGAAATACTTATTCTTTTCTACCATTATGTATGTTGTAATGGGATGGTTAATTGTTTTTGCATGGAACCACATTATTAGCAACGTGCCCTTTAATGGTGTAGTCTTGCTTGTCATTGGTGGAGTATTATATACAGTTGGTGCGGTTTTTTACGTTTGGCGTGGTTTTAAGTATCACCATGCGGTTTGGCATACTTTTGTTTTAGCAGGTACAGTGCTACACTTCTTCTCTGTATTATTGTATTTGTTGCCATAA
- a CDS encoding MFS transporter, translating into MTTFLLVIIYLAFISLGLPDSLLGVAWPVMKLDYGAALETAGFLFMAIAGGTIISSLASGKILKRFGTGQVTFVSVLMTAGALLGFNFAPSVLWLFLFAIPLGLGAGAIDAGLNDYVATHYKAHHMSWLHCFWGVGATFGPIIMAQFISGQNSWRNGYFTIAIVQFALVLILLFTLPLWNKVVKNSEAITSEKQGESNDISQNEEVKPLQIRGVKLALASFLFYCGVEATVGLWGSSYLVNVREIPVAVAAQWVSFYYAGITIGRLLTGFITFKLSNLSLIRTGQLVALAGAFLLFLPLPSTFSLVGFIMIGLGLAPIFPCMLHETPTRFGKRHSQTIMGYQMAVAYTGSTFLPPFLGFIASYTTIGIFPICIVLFVAAMLLSSERLNSLLAKSTLQKSKQIEI; encoded by the coding sequence TTGACAACATTTCTTTTAGTCATTATTTATTTGGCGTTTATCAGCTTAGGTTTGCCTGATTCATTGTTAGGAGTAGCGTGGCCTGTAATGAAATTGGATTATGGGGCCGCGCTTGAGACTGCTGGATTTCTTTTTATGGCGATTGCAGGTGGTACCATTATCTCCAGTCTAGCTAGCGGAAAGATTCTTAAAAGGTTCGGAACGGGGCAGGTTACATTTGTTAGTGTTTTAATGACTGCAGGTGCATTGTTAGGGTTTAATTTTGCTCCTTCAGTTTTATGGTTATTTTTATTTGCTATACCACTTGGATTAGGTGCAGGAGCTATTGATGCAGGGTTAAATGATTATGTTGCTACACATTATAAAGCTCACCATATGAGCTGGTTGCATTGCTTTTGGGGAGTTGGAGCTACTTTTGGTCCTATCATTATGGCTCAATTTATTTCAGGACAAAACTCTTGGAGAAATGGATATTTTACAATTGCAATAGTACAGTTTGCATTAGTTCTTATTCTTTTATTTACATTGCCATTATGGAATAAAGTGGTGAAAAATAGTGAAGCCATAACAAGTGAAAAGCAAGGTGAGTCAAATGATATTAGTCAAAATGAAGAAGTGAAACCTTTGCAAATTAGGGGAGTTAAACTAGCTCTAGCATCATTTCTGTTTTATTGCGGAGTTGAAGCAACAGTAGGTCTATGGGGAAGTAGTTATTTAGTGAATGTCAGAGAGATACCCGTAGCAGTTGCTGCACAATGGGTTTCCTTTTATTATGCAGGAATAACAATTGGTCGATTATTAACAGGCTTTATTACTTTTAAATTAAGTAATCTAAGTCTCATTCGTACAGGACAGTTAGTAGCACTGGCTGGTGCTTTCCTTTTATTCCTGCCATTGCCGTCAACTTTCTCTTTAGTAGGTTTTATTATGATTGGGTTAGGTTTAGCGCCAATATTCCCGTGTATGTTGCATGAGACACCAACACGTTTTGGGAAAAGGCATTCCCAAACCATTATGGGGTATCAAATGGCAGTAGCTTATACAGGAAGTACTTTTTTACCACCATTTCTTGGATTTATTGCGTCTTATACAACAATAGGTATTTTTCCAATTTGTATCGTTCTTTTTGTAGCAGCAATGCTTTTAAGCTCAGAAAGACTAAATAGTCTTTTAGCAAAAAGTACTTTACAAAAGAGTAAACAAATTGAGATATAA
- a CDS encoding cation transporter, which yields MAEETIFVKEATSEHSIQQIEYLLNELAGIERVLIDTEDGEVKVQYDDKRISKERIILTIHQHNFHTS from the coding sequence ATGGCGGAAGAAACAATTTTTGTTAAAGAAGCTACATCAGAGCATTCAATTCAACAAATCGAGTATTTACTTAATGAATTAGCTGGTATTGAAAGAGTATTAATTGATACTGAAGATGGTGAGGTAAAAGTTCAGTATGATGATAAAAGAATCTCTAAAGAGCGGATCATACTAACAATTCACCAACATAACTTCCATACCTCTTAA
- a CDS encoding dihydrofolate reductase, which translates to MISLLVAMDTNRLIGKDNQLPWHLPQDLAYFKKTTLNHKIVMGRKTFESIGRPLPGRVNIIVTRDQNYSQEGCLVLHSIEDIKELSEQTEEEIFVIGGAEIFQQILPYSDRLYITHIHHEFEGDTYFPKTNEEEWEMVKSEKGIRDEKNPFDYEFVVYEKKASFR; encoded by the coding sequence TTGATTTCTTTACTAGTTGCAATGGATACTAATCGCCTTATTGGAAAAGATAACCAACTTCCATGGCACCTCCCACAAGATCTCGCTTATTTTAAAAAAACGACGTTGAATCATAAAATTGTAATGGGAAGAAAAACGTTTGAATCTATTGGTAGACCACTACCAGGTCGAGTAAATATCATTGTTACTAGAGATCAAAATTATTCCCAAGAAGGATGTTTAGTCCTGCATTCTATAGAAGATATAAAGGAACTATCTGAGCAAACTGAAGAAGAAATTTTTGTCATTGGAGGAGCGGAGATATTTCAGCAAATCTTACCTTACAGTGACCGCCTTTATATTACACATATTCATCATGAGTTTGAGGGAGATACATATTTTCCTAAAACAAATGAAGAAGAGTGGGAAATGGTGAAAAGCGAAAAAGGAATTAGGGATGAAAAAAATCCTTTTGATTATGAGTTTGTAGTATATGAGAAAAAAGCATCATTTCGTTGA
- a CDS encoding thymidylate synthase: protein MKQYLELCQHVLENGVIKEDRTGTGTISTFGYQMRFNLQEGFPLITTKKLHTKSIIHELLWFLKGDTNVKYLQDNGVRIWNEWADEDGELGPVYGHQWRAWPARDGSTIDQITNVVEQIKNNPDSRRLIVSAWNVADVDSMALPPCHCFFQFYVADGKLSCQLYQRSADVFLGVPFNIASYALLVHMMAQATDLEVGEFVHTFGDVHIYSNHVEQVKEQLQRDPRPLPTLVVNKDIKSIFDFSFEDFSIENYNPHPHIKGAVSV, encoded by the coding sequence ATGAAACAATATTTGGAATTATGTCAACATGTACTTGAAAACGGAGTGATAAAGGAAGACCGAACAGGTACGGGGACAATAAGCACATTTGGTTATCAAATGAGGTTCAACCTTCAAGAAGGATTTCCGTTAATTACGACAAAAAAATTACACACGAAATCAATTATTCATGAACTTTTATGGTTTCTTAAAGGTGATACAAATGTAAAGTATCTACAAGATAATGGTGTGAGAATTTGGAATGAATGGGCAGATGAAGATGGAGAGCTGGGTCCAGTTTACGGACACCAGTGGAGAGCTTGGCCTGCAAGAGATGGTTCTACCATCGATCAAATTACAAATGTTGTCGAACAAATTAAGAACAATCCAGATTCTAGAAGATTAATTGTTTCAGCCTGGAATGTAGCTGATGTTGATTCTATGGCACTACCACCTTGTCATTGCTTCTTTCAATTTTATGTAGCAGACGGGAAGCTTTCCTGTCAGTTATATCAACGTTCTGCTGACGTTTTCTTGGGTGTGCCATTTAATATTGCATCGTATGCTTTACTTGTTCATATGATGGCACAAGCAACTGACTTAGAGGTAGGAGAGTTTGTTCACACTTTTGGAGATGTTCACATTTACTCAAATCATGTTGAACAAGTAAAAGAACAATTACAACGGGATCCTAGGCCATTACCAACTTTAGTGGTCAACAAAGATATTAAATCTATTTTTGATTTCTCTTTTGAGGATTTCAGTATCGAAAACTACAATCCTCATCCACATATTAAAGGAGCTGTTAGTGTTTGA
- a CDS encoding anthrax toxin lethal factor-related metalloendopeptidase produces MKKTLFILLLSLICIPFYHLAKAFPEGVQLSLYKFETNELSLSKPIVSELVYLPPKGFSENDAVKMIKNIQKVDENILLLAAEESIQIKLFTGSLTSQNGLDRLKDLKPRGYETNDPNWELVPGMSDNRVVYAKIGHSEFGKGHGSVSLELHEFAHAVDRYVFQYVRKNPLFLNIWKQEVDSLFPLQSYFIQFPEEYFAETFAMYYYNNQTKLTLQEKAPLTFTFIRSLETQAAELRKNIYVNSQY; encoded by the coding sequence ATGAAAAAGACATTATTCATTCTTTTACTCTCTCTTATTTGTATTCCATTTTATCATCTAGCAAAAGCCTTTCCTGAAGGTGTTCAGCTATCTTTATATAAGTTTGAGACAAATGAATTATCCTTATCTAAACCAATAGTTAGTGAATTGGTTTATTTACCTCCTAAAGGTTTTTCGGAAAATGATGCAGTGAAGATGATAAAAAATATACAAAAAGTAGATGAAAATATTTTATTATTAGCAGCAGAGGAAAGTATTCAAATTAAACTGTTTACGGGTTCTTTAACTAGTCAAAATGGTTTAGATAGATTAAAAGACTTAAAACCACGTGGATATGAAACAAATGATCCGAATTGGGAGTTAGTTCCGGGGATGAGTGATAATAGAGTCGTTTATGCAAAAATTGGGCATAGTGAATTTGGTAAAGGACATGGATCTGTGTCACTGGAGCTTCATGAATTTGCTCATGCTGTTGATCGTTATGTTTTCCAGTACGTTCGAAAAAATCCACTCTTTTTAAATATCTGGAAACAGGAAGTTGACTCTCTTTTCCCGCTACAATCATATTTTATCCAATTCCCTGAAGAATATTTTGCTGAAACATTTGCCATGTATTATTACAATAATCAAACGAAATTAACTCTACAAGAAAAAGCCCCGTTAACTTTTACATTTATTCGTTCACTAGAAACACAAGCAGCAGAGTTACGCAAAAATATTTATGTGAATTCTCAGTATTAA